The Streptomyces camelliae genome window below encodes:
- a CDS encoding TIGR01777 family oxidoreductase: MRVAITGSTGLIGSALTRSLLADGHQVVRLVRDRSATAPADGSETAHWDPVAGWVQPGALDGADAVVHLAGAGVGDRRWTAAYKREIHDSRVLGTGTIAGAVADSAAPPRVLVSASATGFYGDTGERVVDESEPAGEDFLASVCVDWEAAADPARQMGVRVVHPRTGLVVSAKGGAFGRLFPLFRLGLGGRLGSGEQYWPFISLTDHVAALRFALDTEELSGPVNFTAPEPLTNREVTRALGRALHRPAFAAVPAVALRAALGEFAGTITCSARAVPGALHKAGFVFAHPRIAEALDSVLRTAG; the protein is encoded by the coding sequence ATGCGCGTCGCGATCACCGGGTCCACCGGACTCATCGGCTCCGCACTCACCCGGTCGCTGCTGGCGGACGGCCACCAGGTCGTCCGCCTCGTCCGTGACCGGTCCGCCACCGCCCCTGCGGACGGCAGCGAGACCGCCCACTGGGACCCGGTCGCGGGGTGGGTCCAGCCCGGTGCGCTGGACGGCGCCGACGCCGTCGTCCACCTCGCCGGCGCCGGAGTCGGGGACAGGCGGTGGACGGCGGCCTACAAGCGGGAGATCCACGACAGCCGGGTGCTCGGCACCGGGACCATCGCGGGCGCCGTGGCCGATTCCGCCGCCCCGCCGCGCGTCCTGGTGTCCGCGTCGGCGACCGGCTTCTACGGCGACACCGGCGAGCGCGTCGTCGACGAGAGCGAGCCGGCCGGGGAGGACTTTCTGGCCTCCGTGTGCGTCGACTGGGAGGCGGCCGCCGATCCGGCGCGGCAGATGGGCGTCCGTGTCGTCCACCCGCGCACCGGTCTGGTGGTCTCGGCCAAGGGCGGGGCATTCGGCCGTCTCTTCCCGCTCTTCCGCCTCGGCCTGGGCGGCCGGCTCGGCTCCGGCGAGCAGTACTGGCCCTTCATCTCGCTGACGGACCACGTCGCCGCGCTGCGCTTCGCCCTCGACACGGAGGAGTTGTCCGGTCCCGTCAACTTCACGGCCCCCGAGCCGCTGACCAACCGCGAGGTGACCCGGGCCCTCGGCCGCGCGCTGCACCGCCCGGCGTTCGCGGCCGTCCCCGCCGTCGCCCTGCGCGCGGCGCTGGGCGAGTTCGCGGGGACCATCACCTGCAGCGCCCGGGCCGTCCCCGGTGCCCTGCACAAGGCGGGGTTCGTCTTCGCCCACCCGAGGATCGCCGAGGCGCTCGACTCGGTGCTGCGCACGGCCGGTTGA
- a CDS encoding TIGR01777 family oxidoreductase, with protein sequence MKVVLPGGTGQVGTILDRALTAAGHEVTVLTRHPERERQIGWDGVTLGPWARAIDGCDVVINLAGRSVSCRYTPENLRAMMDSRVDSARVVGEAIATAVRPPRVWLQMSTATIYAHRFDAANDEAAGVFGGTETGVPDHWRHSVEIARKWERAQREAPTPATRKVALRSAMVMSPDRGGVFDVLLGLARLGLGGPVAGGAQYVSWIHDEDFVRAVEFLIDRDDLDGPVNLAAPGPLPHRDFMRTLRAAWGVPFGLPATRWMAELGAFALRSDTELLLKSRRVTPGRLREAGFRFAYPTWEPAASDLVQRAPGRLRLPRPVPYRSGPR encoded by the coding sequence ATGAAGGTGGTTCTGCCCGGGGGAACCGGACAGGTCGGCACGATCCTGGACCGCGCGCTGACGGCGGCCGGTCACGAGGTCACGGTGCTGACCAGGCATCCGGAACGCGAGCGCCAGATCGGCTGGGACGGGGTCACGCTCGGTCCGTGGGCCAGGGCGATCGACGGCTGCGACGTCGTGATCAACCTGGCGGGCCGCAGCGTCTCCTGCCGGTACACCCCTGAGAACCTGCGGGCCATGATGGACTCCCGGGTGGACTCCGCGCGGGTGGTCGGCGAGGCGATCGCCACGGCCGTACGGCCCCCGCGGGTCTGGCTGCAGATGAGCACCGCGACGATCTACGCCCATCGCTTCGACGCGGCCAACGACGAGGCGGCCGGTGTGTTCGGCGGCACGGAGACCGGGGTGCCGGACCACTGGCGCCACAGCGTCGAGATCGCGCGGAAGTGGGAGCGGGCGCAGCGCGAGGCGCCGACGCCGGCGACCCGGAAGGTCGCGCTGCGCTCGGCGATGGTGATGAGCCCCGACCGGGGCGGCGTCTTCGACGTGCTGCTCGGCCTGGCCCGGCTGGGGCTCGGCGGGCCCGTCGCGGGCGGTGCGCAGTACGTCTCCTGGATCCACGACGAGGACTTCGTCCGCGCGGTGGAGTTCCTGATCGACCGGGACGATCTCGACGGCCCGGTGAACCTCGCCGCCCCCGGCCCGCTCCCGCACCGGGACTTCATGCGGACCCTGCGGGCGGCCTGGGGCGTCCCGTTCGGGCTGCCCGCGACGCGCTGGATGGCGGAACTGGGCGCGTTCGCGCTGCGCTCGGACACCGAACTGCTCCTCAAGAGCCGCCGGGTGACACCGGGCCGGCTGCGGGAGGCGGGGTTCCGCTTCGCGTATCCCACCTGGGAGCCGGCCGCCTCGGACCTCGTCCAGCGGGCACCCGGACGGCTTCGGCTGCCCAGGCCCGTGCCGTACCGGTCCGGCCCCCGATGA
- a CDS encoding family 16 glycosylhydrolase, whose protein sequence is MENPAQGHPLPAQRPPSEPRIVFTADFTSPRQWVAGRSWAYPGGGPVNPGDDKLDHLVSDPSYSRSGVFKATRRPDGDWDTGLLTTEGSEEAFTVRSGDVLEARVRLPREVGAWPAIWTWRDGGQEIDVFEYHPDHPDLLEFTNHVRGTGHCVRDPAVSPGAWVDLRTEFGARSVVWSVNGARVFADGRGVGHDWHACLIVNLSVSAGRYHPAPDPETTRMSFEVTGLVVRRPHPADRTPVN, encoded by the coding sequence ATGGAGAATCCTGCTCAGGGACACCCGCTCCCGGCCCAGCGCCCCCCGTCCGAGCCCCGCATTGTCTTCACGGCGGACTTCACTTCCCCCCGCCAGTGGGTCGCGGGCCGTTCCTGGGCGTATCCCGGGGGCGGCCCGGTGAACCCGGGCGACGACAAACTGGACCACCTGGTGTCCGATCCCTCCTACTCCCGCTCCGGCGTCTTCAAGGCGACCCGGCGCCCGGACGGCGACTGGGACACCGGTCTGCTGACGACCGAGGGCAGCGAGGAGGCCTTCACGGTCCGGTCCGGGGACGTGCTGGAGGCCCGGGTACGGCTGCCCCGAGAGGTCGGAGCGTGGCCGGCGATCTGGACCTGGCGCGACGGCGGCCAGGAGATCGACGTCTTCGAGTACCACCCGGACCACCCGGACCTCCTGGAGTTCACCAACCACGTCCGCGGCACCGGGCACTGTGTCCGCGACCCCGCCGTCAGCCCCGGCGCCTGGGTCGACCTGCGCACCGAGTTCGGGGCCCGCTCCGTCGTATGGTCGGTGAACGGCGCCCGGGTCTTCGCCGACGGGCGGGGCGTGGGACACGACTGGCACGCCTGCCTCATCGTCAACCTCTCCGTCTCCGCGGGCCGTTACCACCCCGCCCCCGATCCGGAGACGACGCGGATGTCCTTCGAGGTGACCGGGCTCGTCGTACGCCGCCCGCATCCGGCCGACCGCACGCCGGTCAATTGA
- a CDS encoding BlaI/MecI/CopY family transcriptional regulator, which produces MTDLDPRRRRRAQGALETQVLAALHEAGGPVTAGWVQDHLAADLAYTTVMTVLARLLAKGAVTRRREGRSFLWLPAADEAGLAALKMRKVLDGEQDRRAVLASFITALPEGDEQVLRELLDQATDED; this is translated from the coding sequence GTGACGGACCTCGATCCGCGCCGTCGGCGCAGGGCGCAGGGCGCGCTGGAGACACAGGTGCTCGCGGCACTGCACGAGGCCGGGGGCCCGGTGACCGCAGGCTGGGTGCAGGATCATCTGGCCGCCGACCTCGCCTACACGACCGTGATGACGGTCCTGGCCCGGCTGCTGGCGAAGGGCGCCGTGACGCGCCGGCGTGAGGGGCGGTCGTTCCTGTGGCTGCCCGCCGCGGACGAGGCCGGGCTGGCCGCGCTGAAGATGCGCAAGGTCCTCGACGGCGAACAGGACCGGCGCGCGGTGCTGGCCAGCTTCATCACCGCACTGCCCGAGGGTGACGAACAAGTGCTGCGCGAACTGCTGGACCAGGCCACCGACGAGGACTGA
- a CDS encoding GlsB/YeaQ/YmgE family stress response membrane protein, whose product MGIIGWIILGLAAGAIAKVLLPGRDPGGLIGTTVIGIAGAFIGGWLSARFLDRPVEKHFFDLYTWGAAIGGSLVLLIGYRILFGNSRD is encoded by the coding sequence GTGGGCATCATCGGCTGGATCATCCTCGGCCTGGCCGCCGGGGCCATCGCCAAGGTGCTGCTACCGGGCCGCGACCCGGGCGGCCTCATCGGCACCACCGTCATCGGCATCGCGGGCGCCTTCATCGGCGGCTGGCTCTCCGCCCGCTTCCTCGACCGCCCGGTGGAGAAGCACTTCTTCGACCTCTACACCTGGGGCGCGGCGATCGGCGGTTCCCTGGTGCTGCTCATCGGTTACCGCATCCTGTTCGGCAACTCCCGCGACTGA
- a CDS encoding Rv1733c family protein, which translates to MTRTPPTTVTPVRLWRWRRNPLRRHSDVVEAWIVLATWVLAVLCGAVAGLAAAHSADSTFSARRAEVHAVHAVLTDDAARTSVTGTGYDDGRVWASVRWTDAHGVVHTDRAKVVPGAPAGSQVTIWTNSAGRIVSAPVTGAAADLQAALTGALVAPSAGAAVWVVGWGVRTRLIRRRMAEWDEEWKQIGPRWGNLSGGRG; encoded by the coding sequence ATGACCCGGACACCTCCCACGACAGTCACCCCGGTACGGCTGTGGCGATGGCGGCGCAATCCGCTACGCCGGCACAGCGACGTCGTCGAGGCCTGGATCGTCCTCGCGACCTGGGTGCTCGCCGTCCTGTGCGGGGCCGTCGCCGGTCTCGCGGCGGCCCATTCGGCCGACTCGACGTTCTCCGCGCGGCGGGCGGAGGTGCACGCGGTGCACGCCGTGCTCACCGACGACGCGGCGCGCACCTCCGTCACCGGGACCGGCTACGACGACGGGCGGGTCTGGGCGTCCGTGCGCTGGACGGACGCGCACGGCGTGGTCCACACCGACCGGGCGAAGGTCGTGCCCGGCGCCCCCGCCGGCTCCCAGGTCACGATCTGGACGAACAGCGCGGGCCGCATCGTGTCCGCGCCGGTCACCGGCGCCGCGGCGGACCTCCAGGCGGCCCTGACCGGCGCCCTCGTCGCCCCGTCGGCCGGCGCTGCGGTCTGGGTCGTGGGCTGGGGAGTCCGCACCCGGCTCATCCGGCGGCGTATGGCCGAGTGGGACGAGGAGTGGAAGCAGATAGGGCCGAGGTGGGGAAACCTCAGCGGAGGCCGTGGCTGA
- a CDS encoding FAD-binding oxidoreductase yields the protein MSTPSTGSRSRAPIEVGPGDDRYEALRRGFNQRWIASPEHVVVATSTADVEAAVNAWLDRHPGTGTPPRRITVRSGGHCYEDFVCGDDVAVIIDVSAMNRVSYDPEMDAYCVEAGASNWHIATQLYRTYGLAVPGGSCYSVGAGGHISAGGFGLLSRLHGLTVDHLYAVEVVTVRDRTRAAVTVARKDSADPAVRDLWWAHTGGGGGNFGVITRYWFRDLPRPPAQVLLRTVAWEWKLFEENPELFLGLVRRYGSFFEGEQSGGDSDFPGRYDHWDMFTLLKLNHRKAGKVGLIVQLDATRADSVHRLETFLDYLAPEPDYPRHPLDLRMGEHPALGELYIPTRLPWLTATQNLNESGPSRCGKYKSAYHTAGFTEDQLATIYDYLTDPEYSNDQALLQVDSYGGRINDLPADATAVPQRSSVLKLQFQTYWTWNRDANFDGVYDFQDARDDPGIAAPHLDWIRRFYREMYAATDGVPAVLPPGGAEAPEQNTDGCYIGYCDADLSDPEFNPPEAEQPWYRLYYKDNYDRLQRTKAHWDPRDVFRHRQSVRLPGTGAHP from the coding sequence ATGTCCACCCCGTCCACTGGCTCCCGCTCGCGCGCCCCGATCGAGGTCGGCCCGGGCGACGACCGCTACGAGGCGCTCCGCCGGGGCTTCAACCAGCGGTGGATCGCCTCTCCGGAGCACGTGGTGGTGGCCACGAGCACGGCCGACGTCGAGGCCGCCGTGAACGCGTGGCTGGACCGGCATCCGGGCACCGGGACACCGCCGCGCCGGATCACCGTCCGCTCCGGCGGCCACTGTTACGAGGACTTCGTCTGTGGCGACGACGTCGCGGTCATCATCGACGTCAGCGCCATGAACCGGGTCTCCTACGACCCCGAGATGGACGCGTATTGCGTCGAGGCCGGCGCGAGCAACTGGCACATCGCCACCCAGCTCTACCGCACCTACGGCCTCGCGGTGCCCGGCGGCTCCTGCTACTCCGTCGGAGCCGGCGGACACATCTCCGCGGGCGGATTCGGCCTGCTGTCCCGGCTGCACGGGCTCACCGTGGACCATCTGTACGCCGTGGAGGTCGTCACCGTACGCGACCGCACCCGCGCCGCCGTGACGGTCGCCCGCAAGGACTCCGCCGACCCCGCCGTACGCGACCTGTGGTGGGCGCACACCGGCGGCGGGGGCGGCAACTTCGGGGTGATCACCCGGTACTGGTTCCGCGACCTGCCCCGGCCGCCCGCCCAGGTGCTGCTGCGCACCGTCGCCTGGGAGTGGAAGCTGTTCGAGGAGAACCCGGAGCTGTTCCTCGGTCTGGTGCGCCGCTACGGCAGCTTCTTCGAGGGCGAACAGAGCGGCGGCGACTCGGACTTCCCGGGGCGGTACGACCACTGGGACATGTTCACGCTGCTCAAGCTGAACCACCGCAAAGCCGGCAAGGTCGGCCTGATCGTGCAGCTGGACGCGACACGCGCCGACTCCGTGCACCGCCTGGAGACGTTCCTGGACTACCTCGCCCCGGAACCGGACTATCCGCGCCACCCCCTGGACCTGCGCATGGGCGAGCATCCGGCGCTTGGGGAGCTGTACATCCCGACCCGGCTGCCCTGGCTGACGGCCACACAGAACCTCAACGAGTCCGGCCCGAGCCGCTGCGGAAAATACAAGTCCGCCTACCACACGGCCGGCTTCACCGAGGACCAACTGGCCACCATCTACGACTACTTGACCGACCCGGAGTACAGCAACGACCAGGCGCTGCTCCAGGTCGACTCCTACGGCGGCCGGATCAACGACCTCCCCGCGGACGCCACCGCCGTACCGCAGCGCTCCTCGGTGCTGAAGCTCCAGTTCCAGACGTACTGGACCTGGAACAGGGACGCCAACTTCGACGGTGTCTACGACTTCCAGGACGCGCGCGACGACCCGGGCATCGCCGCGCCCCACCTCGACTGGATCCGACGTTTCTACCGCGAGATGTACGCGGCCACCGACGGCGTCCCGGCCGTCCTCCCGCCCGGCGGGGCCGAGGCACCGGAACAGAACACCGACGGCTGCTACATCGGCTACTGCGACGCCGACCTCAGCGACCCCGAGTTCAACCCGCCCGAGGCCGAGCAGCCCTGGTACCGCCTCTACTACAAGGACAACTACGACAGGCTCCAGCGCACCAAGGCCCACTGGGATCCCCGCGACGTCTTCCGCCACCGGCAGTCCGTCCGCCTTCCGGGGACGGGGGCACACCCATAG
- a CDS encoding class II glutamine amidotransferase — MCRLFGLISSPHRTHATFWLLDAPDSLSAQSRREPDGTGLGFFDADGTPEVHKAPIAAYEDRSFAEEAREVESATFLAHIRYASTGGLDVRNTHPFAQQGRLFAHNGVIEGLDQLDRHLGDDRSLVRGDTDSERFFALVTRETAAHGGDVSAGLVSAARWVAGHLPLFALNVILATDDELWALRYPATHELYVLRRPPGGHHGSRHLDHAGRNGHLRVRSARLSVLPSVVVASEPMDDNPLWRLMDPGELLHVGPDLHTTARIALPDPPAHPLTLADLEPTAAASQRPA, encoded by the coding sequence GTGTGCCGACTGTTCGGACTGATCAGCTCTCCCCACCGCACGCACGCCACGTTCTGGCTGCTGGACGCCCCCGACAGTCTCAGCGCGCAGAGCCGTCGCGAACCCGACGGCACCGGGCTGGGATTCTTCGACGCGGACGGGACACCGGAGGTGCACAAGGCGCCGATCGCCGCGTACGAGGACCGGTCCTTCGCCGAGGAGGCCCGGGAGGTCGAGTCGGCCACCTTCCTCGCCCATATCCGCTATGCCTCGACCGGAGGCCTGGACGTGCGCAACACACACCCCTTCGCCCAGCAGGGGCGGTTGTTCGCACACAACGGGGTGATCGAGGGGCTCGACCAGCTCGACCGGCATCTGGGCGATGACCGGTCGCTGGTGCGCGGCGACACCGACTCCGAGCGCTTCTTCGCCCTGGTGACCCGGGAGACCGCGGCGCACGGCGGCGATGTGTCCGCCGGGCTGGTGTCCGCGGCGCGCTGGGTCGCCGGGCACCTTCCCCTGTTCGCCCTCAACGTCATCCTCGCCACCGACGACGAATTGTGGGCCCTGCGCTACCCCGCCACGCACGAGCTGTACGTCCTGCGGCGCCCGCCCGGCGGCCATCACGGCTCGCGGCACCTGGACCACGCCGGACGGAACGGCCATCTGCGTGTCCGCTCGGCACGGCTGAGCGTGCTCCCCTCCGTCGTGGTGGCCAGCGAGCCCATGGACGACAACCCGCTGTGGCGGCTCATGGACCCCGGCGAACTGCTCCACGTCGGCCCCGACCTGCACACCACAGCCCGCATCGCCCTGCCCGACCCGCCGGCCCACCCGCTCACGCTGGCCGACCTGGAACCCACCGCGGCGGCCTCCCAGCGTCCGGCGTAG
- a CDS encoding TerD family protein yields the protein MSVSLTKGGNVSLSKQAPGLTAVTVGLGWQANTGYELDASALLCDGSGQVLSDEHFVFFNNLTSPDGSVRHGGAGGPAGGDDQRIQVDLTRVPAQAEKIVFLVSLYEAASRGQAFGQVHRAHIRVLDRDGDTELARYDLASGGLSAETALVFGELYRHGAEWKFRAVGQGYASGLAGIAGDYGVTVLQEASPSAAPAPAPGPAPLAAPPASAAAPVPPAPSKPLVAASPAPAFTASPQTTGSSTVTCFFDPNHGPGTTTVTWSPQWGVPRPVQTCGGCAQRVQTTVPPFYTPPQQGYPQPVSQGYPQQGYPQGYPQQGYGEPYGDHHDHQQQGGGRRFGAGALIGAGAAGLIGGALLNEAFDDDEPEVVVNNYYED from the coding sequence ATGAGTGTGTCCCTGACCAAGGGCGGCAATGTGTCGCTGAGCAAACAGGCCCCCGGCCTGACTGCTGTGACGGTCGGGCTGGGCTGGCAGGCGAACACCGGGTACGAGCTGGACGCCAGCGCGTTGCTCTGTGACGGGTCCGGTCAGGTGCTGTCCGACGAGCACTTCGTCTTCTTCAACAACCTGACCAGCCCCGATGGTTCGGTCCGCCATGGCGGCGCGGGCGGGCCGGCCGGCGGTGACGACCAGCGGATCCAGGTCGACCTGACCCGGGTCCCGGCCCAGGCGGAGAAGATCGTCTTCCTCGTGTCCCTCTACGAGGCCGCGAGCCGGGGCCAGGCCTTCGGGCAGGTGCACCGGGCGCACATCCGCGTCCTCGACCGGGACGGCGACACCGAACTCGCCCGCTACGACCTCGCGTCCGGCGGTCTGTCGGCCGAGACCGCGCTGGTCTTCGGCGAGCTGTACCGGCACGGCGCGGAATGGAAGTTCCGCGCGGTCGGCCAGGGTTACGCCTCGGGCCTGGCCGGCATCGCCGGCGACTACGGCGTGACGGTGCTCCAGGAGGCATCCCCGAGCGCCGCACCCGCCCCGGCGCCGGGCCCGGCCCCGCTCGCCGCACCGCCGGCGAGCGCGGCAGCGCCCGTGCCGCCCGCCCCGTCCAAGCCGCTGGTCGCCGCCTCGCCGGCCCCGGCGTTCACCGCATCACCACAAACCACCGGGAGTTCCACCGTGACCTGCTTCTTCGACCCCAACCACGGCCCGGGCACGACGACCGTGACCTGGTCCCCGCAGTGGGGCGTGCCCCGGCCCGTACAGACCTGCGGCGGCTGCGCCCAGCGCGTGCAGACCACGGTCCCGCCCTTCTACACCCCGCCCCAGCAGGGCTACCCGCAGCCCGTGTCGCAGGGCTATCCCCAGCAGGGCTATCCCCAGGGCTACCCCCAGCAGGGCTACGGCGAGCCGTACGGCGATCACCACGACCACCAGCAGCAGGGCGGTGGCCGCCGCTTCGGCGCCGGTGCGCTGATCGGCGCCGGCGCGGCCGGTCTCATCGGCGGCGCGCTGCTCAACGAGGCGTTCGACGACGATGAGCCGGAGGTCGTGGTGAACAACTACTACGAGGACTGA
- a CDS encoding M56 family metallopeptidase yields the protein MGIFVLLPLVLPLTAWPVARLAEQRLHPHTATTLLTWVSTVMALCSTVCLALLMVVGTAQLPGNPLPDGWSDPEVRESVPRHEVAGKAAIPALLAVLAACGRALLRHCRVRRRAHAALWGLPDTQVAVLPDDRPYAYALPGGPRDRIVVSAGMLGCLASRERRALFAHERAHLTAQHHRHLLLVQLAACANPFLRPLRTAVAYTAERWADEEAAQAVGSRKAVARAIGTAALVSRPVTAPTLAALAAPGPLPRRVAALLAPAPHARSWPSVFTTAGLALWTAAGGAALSAMFSADSALTLLLLLRAATPL from the coding sequence ATGGGAATCTTCGTCCTCCTCCCCCTGGTGCTGCCGCTGACGGCCTGGCCGGTCGCCCGCCTGGCCGAGCAGCGCCTCCACCCGCACACCGCGACCACCCTGCTGACCTGGGTGTCCACGGTCATGGCGCTGTGCAGCACGGTGTGTCTGGCACTGCTGATGGTGGTCGGCACGGCCCAGCTGCCCGGCAATCCTCTCCCCGACGGCTGGTCGGACCCCGAGGTGCGGGAGAGCGTGCCCCGGCACGAGGTCGCGGGCAAGGCCGCGATCCCGGCGCTGCTCGCGGTCCTCGCCGCCTGCGGCCGGGCCCTGCTGCGCCATTGCCGGGTACGGCGGCGAGCCCACGCCGCGCTCTGGGGGCTGCCGGACACACAGGTCGCGGTACTGCCCGACGACCGGCCGTACGCCTACGCGCTGCCGGGCGGGCCGCGCGACCGGATCGTGGTGTCCGCGGGCATGCTCGGGTGCCTCGCCTCCCGCGAGCGTCGCGCGCTCTTCGCCCATGAGCGCGCCCACCTCACCGCCCAACATCACCGGCACCTGCTGCTCGTCCAACTCGCCGCCTGCGCCAATCCGTTCCTGCGCCCGCTGCGGACGGCGGTCGCCTACACGGCGGAGCGGTGGGCGGACGAGGAGGCGGCCCAGGCGGTCGGCAGCCGCAAGGCCGTCGCCCGCGCGATCGGCACCGCGGCACTCGTCTCCCGCCCCGTCACCGCGCCGACGCTCGCCGCCCTGGCCGCCCCCGGTCCCCTCCCCCGCCGGGTCGCCGCGCTGCTGGCCCCGGCGCCGCACGCACGCTCCTGGCCGTCCGTCTTCACGACCGCGGGCCTGGCCCTGTGGACCGCGGCCGGCGGAGCCGCCCTCTCCGCGATGTTCTCGGCCGACTCGGCCCTGACGCTCCTTCTTCTGCTCCGCGCGGCGACCCCGCTCTGA
- a CDS encoding LCP family protein: protein MSDPWDGPSGQATRSRSARVVPAQRASESDGGRAQGGRAAARAAARSHGARRGRRARPVGRGKKALKIFGIGMSTLIVVTAGAGWWFYEHLNGNIHSVSLDGKGGTEKADAFGRTPINILVMGSDGRTSQEDCKLGGGCSHTGVQTGSNADVEMVLHISADRSNATVMSIPRDTMTKVPACTDSESHQSTNGYYGQINSALQYGPACQVATVHQLTGIPIDHFVKLDFSGVVKMSDAVGGVSVCVNDDVYDTYSHLKLSKGTHTLKGVAALEFVRSRHGFGDGSDLGRTTTQHIFLSSLIRKFKSAGTLTDPTAVYDLADAATKALTVDDGLGTVKKLIGLASDVNKVPTKRMTFTTMQTAPDPNNKDRLVVGPGAQTLFSTIANDQSLTTGSGGKSAAASATAKPTTPAVPASQIAVTVGNGTTVTGRASDIATALTDQGFGSATVTRYAPASATTTLTYGAGQKGEAQTVAKALGLSSAHLKQGTGTGLTLVIGADWPSGTSFPGGTSAPAPADTHAAVSNAHASTADEAKTCAKVSQYKTVSVNGIAMTPSQAYAAARSQPDSDS, encoded by the coding sequence ATGAGCGACCCGTGGGACGGGCCCTCCGGGCAGGCCACGCGGAGCCGTAGTGCACGGGTGGTGCCCGCGCAGCGGGCGTCCGAGTCCGACGGGGGCCGCGCCCAGGGCGGCAGGGCCGCGGCCCGGGCGGCGGCCCGCTCGCACGGCGCCCGGCGCGGACGCCGGGCCCGCCCGGTGGGGCGCGGCAAGAAGGCGCTGAAGATCTTCGGCATCGGCATGTCAACCCTGATCGTGGTCACGGCCGGTGCGGGCTGGTGGTTCTACGAGCACCTGAACGGCAACATCCACAGCGTCTCGCTCGACGGCAAGGGCGGCACCGAGAAGGCCGACGCCTTCGGCCGTACCCCGATCAACATCCTGGTCATGGGCTCGGACGGCCGTACCAGCCAGGAGGACTGCAAGCTCGGCGGCGGCTGTTCCCACACCGGTGTGCAGACCGGCAGCAACGCGGATGTGGAGATGGTGCTGCACATATCCGCGGACCGCTCCAACGCCACCGTGATGAGCATCCCGCGCGACACCATGACCAAGGTGCCCGCCTGCACGGACAGCGAGAGTCACCAGTCCACGAACGGCTACTACGGCCAGATCAACAGCGCGCTGCAGTACGGCCCCGCCTGTCAGGTGGCCACCGTCCACCAGCTCACCGGCATCCCGATCGATCACTTCGTCAAGCTCGACTTCTCCGGCGTCGTGAAGATGTCCGACGCGGTCGGCGGTGTCTCCGTGTGTGTCAACGACGACGTCTACGACACCTACTCGCACCTGAAGCTGTCCAAGGGCACCCACACCCTCAAGGGCGTCGCGGCCCTGGAGTTCGTCCGCTCCCGGCACGGCTTCGGCGACGGCAGCGACCTCGGCCGTACGACGACGCAGCACATCTTCCTCAGCTCGCTGATCCGCAAGTTCAAGAGCGCGGGCACGCTCACCGACCCCACCGCCGTCTACGACCTCGCCGACGCCGCGACCAAGGCGCTGACCGTGGACGACGGCCTGGGCACCGTGAAGAAGCTGATCGGTCTCGCATCGGACGTGAACAAGGTGCCCACCAAACGCATGACCTTCACGACGATGCAGACGGCCCCCGACCCGAACAACAAGGACCGCCTCGTCGTGGGCCCCGGTGCGCAGACCCTGTTCTCCACCATCGCCAACGACCAGTCGCTGACGACCGGTTCGGGCGGGAAGTCCGCGGCGGCCTCCGCCACCGCCAAGCCCACCACCCCGGCCGTGCCCGCGTCGCAGATCGCCGTGACGGTGGGGAACGGCACCACGGTCACCGGCCGGGCCTCGGACATCGCGACCGCCTTGACCGACCAGGGGTTCGGTTCCGCCACGGTCACGCGCTACGCCCCGGCCTCCGCGACGACCACGCTGACCTACGGCGCCGGCCAGAAGGGGGAGGCGCAGACGGTCGCCAAGGCGCTCGGTCTGTCCTCCGCGCATCTGAAGCAGGGCACCGGAACCGGCCTGACCCTGGTGATCGGCGCCGACTGGCCGAGCGGCACCAGCTTCCCGGGCGGCACGTCCGCGCCCGCGCCGGCGGACACTCACGCGGCCGTCTCCAACGCCCATGCCTCCACCGCCGACGAGGCCAAGACCTGCGCCAAGGTCAGCCAGTACAAGACGGTCAGTGTCAACGGCATCGCGATGACACCGTCCCAGGCGTACGCGGCGGCACGCAGCCAGCCCGACTCCGACAGCTGA